One region of Miscanthus floridulus cultivar M001 chromosome 19, ASM1932011v1, whole genome shotgun sequence genomic DNA includes:
- the LOC136525686 gene encoding uncharacterized mitochondrial protein AtMg00810-like has protein sequence MVQPLCSLLGLSRVHGIKSDTALLVFRRSADIIYLLLYVDDIVLTASSTTLLQRTIRALQQEFSMKDLGNLHHFLRMQVQQRPDGLFLSQRQYMQEILDHVGMAACKPCSTLVDTCSKVSALDGAPISDATSFAGALHYLTFTRPDISYAIQQVCLHMHDPGSLIFQL, from the coding sequence ATGGTACAGCCGCTTTGCAGCCTACTTGGTCTCTCTCGGGTTCATGGAATCAAGTCTGACACTGCGCTCCTCGTGTTCCGCCGTAGTGCTGACATTATTTACTTGCTgctctatgtggatgacatcgtcctCACTGCTTCGTCGACAACACTCCTCCAGCGCACCATTCGTGCCCTACAGCAGGAGTTCTCGATGAAGGACTTGGGTAATCTTCATCACTTTCTCAGGATGCAGGTTCAGCAACGGCCTGATGGTCTCTTCCTATCACAGCGCCAGTACATGCAAGAGATCCTTGACCATGTGGGCATGGCTGCTTGCAAGCCCTGCTCCACCCTGGTGGACACTTGTTCGAAGGTCTCCGCCCTGGATGGTGCTCCTATTAGTGACGCCACAAGTTTTGCTGGTGCTTTACATTACCTCACATTCACTCGTCCAGACATCTCCTATGCCATCCAACAGGTCTGCCTCCACATGCACGACCCCGGGAGCCTCATCTTTCAGCTCTAA